The Anastrepha ludens isolate Willacy chromosome X, idAnaLude1.1, whole genome shotgun sequence genome includes a window with the following:
- the LOC128869138 gene encoding putative dual specificity tyrosine-phosphorylation-regulated kinase 3 homolog isoform X2, with product MTDGTVVLIGGQSRRGKPRGPPGSKSLSKALDGCKDALFLNFIRGCLEWDPEKRLTPAEALKHPWLRRRLPRPPNCASCPGERENIGDNGATPRSTNGDNTPIIDKTEKIKGSEISGNIVGPSSSTTSSLKDNMSSRSGIALATTLTSCSGDVVPSISISSISIENNVVQNTIELVSFENSFVASDNASTSSHRISSCSNRSSCKSISFNKSNTSDLSAVSEQAVSVSPIKCSISHFTSSTCLLSNVSKQCGCKCDVLQS from the exons ATGACTGATGGAACGGTTGTATTAATAGGTGGTCAATCGCGGCGAGGAAAGCCGCGAGGACCTCCTGGTTCTAAAAGCTTGTCAAAAGCTTTGGATGGCTGCAAAGATgcactatttttaaatttcataagaGGTTGCTTGGAGTGGGATCCAGAAAAACGATTGACGCCAGCAGAAGCTCTAAAACACCCCTGGTTACGGCGTCGTCTTCCACGACCCCCAAATTGCGCTAGCTGCCCTGGTGAAAGAGAGAACATCGGAGACAATGGTGCGACTCCCAGAAGTACCAACGGTGATAACACTCCAATAATTGATAAaaccgaaaaaa TTAAAGGGAGCGAAATCAGTGGTAATATCGTTGGGCCGTCATCGTCAACAACTTCCTCTCTAAAGGATAATATGTCATCTCGAAGCGGCATAGCTCTTGCTACTACTTTAACATCATGTAGTGGAGATGTAGTTCCCTCCATTTCAATATCATCCATTTCCATAGAAAATAATGTGGTACAAAATACGATTGAACTTGTATCTTTTGAGAATTCCTTTGTCGCTTCCGATAATGCAAGTACTAGCAGCCACCGTATCAGTAGTTGCAGCAATAGAAGTAGCTGTAAATCCATTAGCTTTAATAAGTCAAACACTAGCGATTTATCTGCTGTTAGCGAACAGGCTGTTTCAGTATCGCCAATAAAATGCTCTATTTCACACTTTACATCGTCGACATGTCTATTGTCCAACGTTTCCAAGCAGTGCGGATGTAAGTGTGATGTACTACAATCCTAA
- the LOC128869138 gene encoding putative dual specificity tyrosine-phosphorylation-regulated kinase 3 homolog isoform X1, giving the protein MWSLGCILAELLSGHALFPGENESDQLACVIEVLGMPNKSLLVNAKRAKAFFNPKGFPRYCSVRTMTDGTVVLIGGQSRRGKPRGPPGSKSLSKALDGCKDALFLNFIRGCLEWDPEKRLTPAEALKHPWLRRRLPRPPNCASCPGERENIGDNGATPRSTNGDNTPIIDKTEKIKGSEISGNIVGPSSSTTSSLKDNMSSRSGIALATTLTSCSGDVVPSISISSISIENNVVQNTIELVSFENSFVASDNASTSSHRISSCSNRSSCKSISFNKSNTSDLSAVSEQAVSVSPIKCSISHFTSSTCLLSNVSKQCGCKCDVLQS; this is encoded by the exons ATGTGGTCATTAGGATGCATTTTAGCTGAGTTACTTTCAGGCCATGCCCTCTTCCCTGGAGAAAACGAAAGCGACCAATTGGCATGCGTAATAGAAGTGCTTGGTATGCCTAATAAATCCTTGCTTGTCAATGCTAAACGGGCCAAAGCTTTCTTTAATCCCAAGGGTTTTCCAAGGTACTGTAGTGTACGCACTATGACTGATGGAACGGTTGTATTAATAGGTGGTCAATCGCGGCGAGGAAAGCCGCGAGGACCTCCTGGTTCTAAAAGCTTGTCAAAAGCTTTGGATGGCTGCAAAGATgcactatttttaaatttcataagaGGTTGCTTGGAGTGGGATCCAGAAAAACGATTGACGCCAGCAGAAGCTCTAAAACACCCCTGGTTACGGCGTCGTCTTCCACGACCCCCAAATTGCGCTAGCTGCCCTGGTGAAAGAGAGAACATCGGAGACAATGGTGCGACTCCCAGAAGTACCAACGGTGATAACACTCCAATAATTGATAAaaccgaaaaaa TTAAAGGGAGCGAAATCAGTGGTAATATCGTTGGGCCGTCATCGTCAACAACTTCCTCTCTAAAGGATAATATGTCATCTCGAAGCGGCATAGCTCTTGCTACTACTTTAACATCATGTAGTGGAGATGTAGTTCCCTCCATTTCAATATCATCCATTTCCATAGAAAATAATGTGGTACAAAATACGATTGAACTTGTATCTTTTGAGAATTCCTTTGTCGCTTCCGATAATGCAAGTACTAGCAGCCACCGTATCAGTAGTTGCAGCAATAGAAGTAGCTGTAAATCCATTAGCTTTAATAAGTCAAACACTAGCGATTTATCTGCTGTTAGCGAACAGGCTGTTTCAGTATCGCCAATAAAATGCTCTATTTCACACTTTACATCGTCGACATGTCTATTGTCCAACGTTTCCAAGCAGTGCGGATGTAAGTGTGATGTACTACAATCCTAA